The genomic stretch CATTAATGATGGCTACGGATACGGGATGGTTGGACCGTTGCGGCCCCGCACTGCCCGGGTTCAAGAAAAGCACTCCGTTGCTTTCCCCAACGCCAGGCCGGTGAGTATGTCCGCTTATGACAGCGCTAAAGCCGGCCGCAGTTGGCTCCAGATTGAGTTCACATACATCATGTAGTATATACATCGAGACTTCTCCCACCTCGACCACCTCCGCCCGTGGAAGGTCACGAGCCCATGAGCCTTGGTCCATATTGCCTCGCACGGCAACGACCGGGGCGATTGCTCTGAGCCCCTTAAGCACATAAGGATTATCAATGTCCCCCGCGTGAATGATGAGGTCTGTCTGTTTGAGAATCGCGACCGCCTCAGGCCGCAAGAGGCCGTGAGTGTCAGAGATGACACCCACGACATGGTCATACTTGCCTTGCACTATTCCGGACATAATGAATTCTTCTTCGATGTGTCGGTTTTCAGCTTGTATGAAGGGTGTTCGATCCCGAGGCGGACATGGATAAAACATGTCCCCGAAGGTCCGCCGTTCACTTCTATGACATAGTTTCTCAGTGGTGAAAATGGCTCATATTTTAGCCAGTGTCAATGCCCTGCTTCCATAACGTACAGAACGCAGCCTTCTCATCCG from Deltaproteobacteria bacterium encodes the following:
- a CDS encoding metallophosphoesterase family protein, translated to MSGIVQGKYDHVVGVISDTHGLLRPEAVAILKQTDLIIHAGDIDNPYVLKGLRAIAPVVAVRGNMDQGSWARDLPRAEVVEVGEVSMYILHDVCELNLEPTAAGFSAVISGHTHRPGVGESNGVLFLNPGSAGPQRSNHPVSVAIINVRGRSLTPRLIEL